From Rutidosis leptorrhynchoides isolate AG116_Rl617_1_P2 chromosome 3, CSIRO_AGI_Rlap_v1, whole genome shotgun sequence, a single genomic window includes:
- the LOC139895921 gene encoding aquaporin PIP2-7-like, which translates to MTKDVPEQGSFSAKDYHDPPPAPLIDPDELTKWSFYRAIIAEFIATLLFLYITVLTVIGYKSTTDPVLNKDQCGGVGILGIAWAFGGMIFVLVYCTAGISGGHINPAVTFGLFLARKVSLIRAFMYMVAQCLGAICGVGLVKALNKDLYNHYGGGANTLADGYNKGTGLGAEIIGTFVLVYTVFSATDPKRSARDSHVPVLAPLPIGFAVFMVHLATIPITGTGINPARSLGAAVIINSDKAWDDQWIFWVGPFVGAAIAAFYHQFILRAGAVKALGSFRSSSHI; encoded by the exons ATGACGAAAGATGTGCCGGAGCAAGGTTCGTTCTCCGCCAAGGACTACCATGATCCACCACCGGCGCCGTTGATTGACCCGGATGAGTTAACCAAGTGGTCATTTTATAGAGCTATTATTGCTGAGTTTATTGCAACACTTTTGTTCCTTTATATAACTGTTTTAACTGTTATTGGCTACAAAAGTACTACTGACCCTGTCCTGAATAAAGACCAGTGTGGCGGTGTTGGTATTCTTGGTATTGCTTGGGCTTTTGGTGGCATGATCTTTGTTCTTGTTTACTGCACCGCCGGTATCTCCG GAGGTCATATTAACCCAGCAGTGACATTTGGTTTGTTTCTGGCTCGAAAAGTATCATTAATCCGAGCGTTTATGTACATGGTGGCTCAGTGTTTAGGAGCCATTTGTGGTGTGGGTTTAGTCAAAGCTTTGAACAAAGATCTTTACAACCATTACGGCGGAGGAGCCAACACACTTGCCGACGGCTACAACAAAGGCACCGGCCTCGGTGCTGAGATCATCGGAACTTTTGTTCTCGTTTACACCGTTTTCTCCGCTACTGACCCCAAAAGGAGTGCACGTGACTCTCACGTTCCC GTTTTGGCGCCACTTCCTATTGGGTTCGCCGTGTTTATGGTTCACCTTGCTACTATTCCGATCACCGGAACCGGTATTAACCCGGCTAGGAGTCTTGGAGCTGCAGTTATCATCAACAGCGACAAAGCTTGGGATGATCAG TGGATATTTTGGGTGGGACCATTCGTTGGAGCAGCAATAGCAGCGTTTTACCACCAATTTATATTGAGAGCTGGAGCAGTCAAAGCTCTTGGATCATTCAGAAGCAGTAGCCATATTTGA